The following are encoded in a window of Dryobates pubescens isolate bDryPub1 chromosome 34, bDryPub1.pri, whole genome shotgun sequence genomic DNA:
- the NFRKB gene encoding nuclear factor related to kappa-B-binding protein isoform X3: MDSLDHMLTDPLLGPCGEGNGTRIMEDCMLGTTRVSLPEDLLEDPEIFFEVVSLSTWQEVLTDAQQDHLKKFLPHFPENNREHQNKLILALFSGENFRFGNPLHIAQKLFRDGHFNPEVVKYRQLCFKSQYKRYLSSQQQYFYRLLKQILASRNHLLDLARKGGPDMTLRRRHFPPVYDTEERDRRTHRRYLKILREVKEECGDTTLSSDEEDLSSWPPGSPSRCPSPPVPLRVIPTLSTTDMKTADRIELGESDLKMMLRKHHEKRKRQPDHPDLVTTDVTLEDIMTRVNAGRKGSLAALFDLATVKKKVKEKEDKKKKKLKMIKSEVEDLADSLGNADGIPPLSQDPSPLPLSSVKEEPLEEMKPCLGINEISSSFFSLLLEILFLEGPATLSVLEDKVLDWQSSPASALNTWFSFAPNWSELVLPALQYLTGDSRDVPSSFSPFVEFKEKTQQWKLLGSCQDHEKELAALFQLWLETKDQTFFKENEDSSDATPIPRVRTDYVVRPSTGEEKRVFQEQERYRYSQPHKAFTFRMHGFESVVGPVKGVFDKETSLNKAREHSLLRSDRPAYVTILSLVRDAAARLPNGEGTRAEICELLKDSQFLAPDVTSAQVNTVVSGALDRLHYEKDPCVKYDIGRKLWIYLHRDRSEEEFERIHQAQAAAAKAKKALQQKPKPPAKMKSSSKESAVKALPSSTSEPSQLSLSDSSMPPTPVTPVTPTAPSLPATPISPPPVSVVSKSVSSAAAEPAKPSQSVLLVSSPTMPQLGTLLSTAQSPQTQPGQQPAPTRVVSHTTSSGLPQVRVVTAQSSLPAVSQQAPVATQQQQQQQQQPTSVPQIRVPATATQSKVLPQAVMTLPVKAQTSPVQVQRPGSSVPGQTGITVTGLPAAPSPAVKPVTSSPGSSAPSTSSTTVIQNVAGQNIIKQVAITGQLGMKTQPGSSIPLTATNFRIQAAAGSSSSGKGISATLHVTSNPVPPADSPAKTSTATSASSSPAGSTVVKVTPDLKTAEPTSSAFRLMPALGMTVADQKSKAITTVASTEAKPAATIRIVQGLGVVPPKAGQTITVATHAKQVPSSSAVSVPGTGHTSAVSLPTVSATVSKAVAVASGAAGTPISIGTGGTAVRQVPVSTTVVSTSQAGKLPARITVPLSVISQPVKGKSVVTAPIIKGNLGANISGLGRNIILTTMPAGTKLIAGNKPVSFLTAQQLQQLQQQGQATQVRIQTVPASHLQQGTVSGSTKAVSTVVVTTAPSPKQTQDQL, from the exons ATGGACTCTCTGGACCATATGCTGACGGACCCCCTGCTGGGACCCTGTGGGGAAGGAAATGGCACAAGGATCATGGAGGACTGCATGCTGGGTACCACCAGGGTTAGCCTGCCTGAGGACCTTCTGGAGGAT ccCGAGATCTTCTTCGAGGTCGTCAGCTTGTCTACCTGGCAGGAGGTGCTGACAGATGCCCAGCAAGACCACCTGAAGAAATTCCTGCCTCACTTTCCTGAAAACAACcgtgagcaccagaacaaactCATCCTGGCCTTGTTCAGCGGCGAAAACTTCCGCTTTGGAAACCCTCTGCACATCGCCCAGAAACTCTTCCGAG ATGGACACTTCAACCCCGAGGTGGTGAAGTACCGGCAGCTGTGCTTTAAGTCGCAGTACAAACGCTACctgagctctcagcagcagtaCTTCTACCGCCTGCTCAAGCAGATCCTCGCTTCCCGCAAC CACTTGCTGGATTTAGCTAGGAAAGGAGGCCCTGATATGaccctgaggagaaggcacTTCCCACCTGTGTATGACACAGAAGAGCGAGACAGGCGGACACATCGGCGCTACCTGAAGATTCTGAGGGAAGTCAAAGAGGAGTGTGGAGATACCACCTTGTCTTCTGATGAAGAAG ATCTAAGCTCCTGGCCTCCTGGTTCTCCATCACGTTGTCCAAGTCCACCGGTTCCCCTGAGAGTGATCCCCACGTTGTCAACCACAGACATGAAAACAGCAG ACAGGATAGAGCTTGGAGAAAGTGATTTGAAGATGATGCTGAGGAAGCACCACGAGAAACGAAAGCGCCAACCT GACCACCCAGATCTAGTGACAACAGATGTGACTCTTGAGGACATTATGACTCGAGTCAATGCTGGCAGGAAAGGTTCTTTAGCAG CTCTGTTTGACCTTGCAACTGTCAAGAAAAAggtgaaggaaaaggaagacaagaagaaaaaaaagctgaagaTGATTAAATCCGAGGTGGAAGATTTGGCTGACTCTCTTGGCAATGCAGATGGAATCCCACCACTATCTCAggatccttcccctctccctctgtcATCTGTCAAAGAGGA ACCTCTTGAAGAGATGAAGCCGTGCCTTGGAATAAATGAAATATCTTCcagcttcttttcccttcttttggaGATACTGTTTCTGGAAGGACCTGCTACTCTCTCTGTG cttgAAGATAAAGTTCTAGATTGGCAATCTTCTCCTGCCAGTGCACTAAACACCTGGTTCTCCTTTGCCCCTAACTGGTCTGAACTGGTTTTACCTGCCCTGCAGTACTTGACAGGTGACAGCAGAG atgtcccttccagcttctcaCCTTTTGTTGAGTTCAAGGAGAAAACTCAGCAGTGGAAATTGCTTG GTTCTTGCCAAGATCATGAGAAGGAGTTGGCAGCACTGTTTCAGCTCTGGTTGGAGACCAAAGACCAGACTTTTTTCAAA GAAAATGAAGACAGCTCAGATGCCACACCAATTCCCAGAGT AAGGACTGACTACGTAGTGCGGCCTAgcactggagaggagaagcgtGTGTTTCAGGAGCAG GAACGGTACCGTTACAGCCAGCCCCACAAAGCCTTCACCTTCCGCATGCACGGCTTCGAGTCCGTGGTGGGCCCCGTGAAGGGCGTGTTTGACAAGGAAACCTCGCTCAACAAAGCCCGAGAGCACTCTCTGCTGCGCTCAGACAGACCAGCTTATGTCACCATCCTGTCCCTTG TTCGTGATGCTGCTGCTCGCCTTCCCAATGGAGAAGGAACTCGTGCTGAGATCTGTGAGCTGCTTAAAGACTCCCAGTTCCTAGCTCCTGATGTCACAAGTGCTCAG GTGAACACTGTTGTCAGTGGCGCTCTGGATCGGTTGCACTATGAGAAGGATCCCTGCGTGAAGTACGACATCGGGCGCAAGCTGTGGATCTACCTGCACCGGGACAGGAGTGAGGAAGAGTTTG AACGGATTCACCAGGCTCAAGCTGCCGCGGCCAAGGCCAAGAAAGCTCTTCAGCAGAAGCCAAAACCTCCAGCCAAAATG AAGTCCAGTAGCAAGGAGAGTGCTGTCaaagctctccccagcagcacatcagAGCCCAGTCAGCTGAGCCTTAGTGACTCCAGCATGCCACCAACACCTGTGACTCCTGTGACACCAACTGCACCATCATTGCCAGCAACTCCTATCTCGCCCCCACCAGTGTCTGTGGTTAGCAAGAGTGtatccagtgctgcagcagagccagcaaagCCCAGCCAGAG TGTTCTTCTGGTGTCCTCTCCTACCATGCCACAGCTGGGGACATTGCTTTCCACAGCCCAGAGCCCACagacacagccagggcagcagccagctcccaccAGGGTGGTAAGTcacaccacctcctcgggcctGCCACAGGTGCGGGTGGTCACTGCCCAGTCCAGCCTGCCAGCTGTGTCCCAGCAAGCCCCAGTggcaacccagcagcagcagcagcagcagcagcaacctacATCAGTGCCTCAAATCCGTGTCCCAGCTACAGCCACCCAAAGCAAAGTGCTCCCTCAG GCTGTGATGACCCTGCCAGTGAAAGCTCAAACCAGCCCAGTGCAGGTGCAAAGACCAGGAAGCTCTGTGCCAGGCCAGACAGGCATCACTGtgacagggctgcctgcagctcccagtccTGCTGTAAAACCAGTGACCAGCTCTCCAGGCAGTTCTGCTCCAAGCACCTCCTCTACCACTGTCATCCAGAACGTGGCTGGCCAGAACATCATCAAGCag gTGGCTATTACAGGACAGCTTGGCATGAAGacccagcctgggagcagcatcCCACTGACAGCCACCAATTTTCGGATCCAAG cagctgcaggaagcagtaGTAGTGGGAAAGGCATCTCTGCCACTTTGCACGTGACGTCCAACCCCGTCCCGCCTGCGGATTCTCCGGCCAAGACCAGCACGGCCacctctgcttcctccagccCGGCTGGCAGCACCGTGGTGAAAGTGACTCCTGACTTAAAGACAGCAGAGCCAACAAGCTCTGCCTTTCGACTGATGCCTGCTCTGGGCATGACGGTGGCAGATCAGAAGAGCAAGGCCATAACTACTGTGGCATCCACCGAGGCCAAGCCAGCTGCCACTATAAGGAtcgtgcaggggctgggggtggtgccACCCAAGGCTGGGCAGACCATTACGGTAGCGACTCATGCCAAGCAAGTGCCCTCTTCCTCAGCAGTGAGCGTGCCTGGCACGGGCCACACCTCAGCTGTCTCCTTACCAACTGTCAGTGCCACGGTGTCCAAGGCAGTGGCTGTGgcctcaggggctgcagggactcCTATCAGCATAGGCACAGGAGGCACCGCTGTGCGGCAGGTGCCCGTGAGCACCACCGTGGTGTCCACGTCCCAGGCC GGGAAACTCCCAGCAAGAATAACAGTGCCTCTGTCAGTGATCAGCCAGCCAGTGAAAGGCAAGAGCGTGGTGACTGCCCCCATCATCAAGGGCAACCTCGGAGCCAA CATCAGTGGCTTAGGGAGAAACATCATCCTGACTACCATGCCAGCAGGGACAAAACTGATTGCTGGGAACAAGCCAGTGAGCTTCCTGACTGCAcagcaactgcagcagctgcagcagcaaggccagGCCACACAG GTGCGAATTCAGACTGTACCAGCCTCCCACCTCCAGCAGGGAACTGTGTCTGGCTCTACCAAAGCAGTTTCCACTGTGGTTGTGACAACAGCTCCATCTCCAAAGCAGACTCAAGATCAGCTATGA
- the NFRKB gene encoding nuclear factor related to kappa-B-binding protein isoform X1 has translation MDSLDHMLTDPLLGPCGEGNGTRIMEDCMLGTTRVSLPEDLLEDPEIFFEVVSLSTWQEVLTDAQQDHLKKFLPHFPENNREHQNKLILALFSGENFRFGNPLHIAQKLFRDGHFNPEVVKYRQLCFKSQYKRYLSSQQQYFYRLLKQILASRNHLLDLARKGGPDMTLRRRHFPPVYDTEERDRRTHRRYLKILREVKEECGDTTLSSDEEDLSSWPPGSPSRCPSPPVPLRVIPTLSTTDMKTADRIELGESDLKMMLRKHHEKRKRQPDHPDLVTTDVTLEDIMTRVNAGRKGSLAALFDLATVKKKVKEKEDKKKKKLKMIKSEVEDLADSLGNADGIPPLSQDPSPLPLSSVKEEPLEEMKPCLGINEISSSFFSLLLEILFLEGPATLSVLEDKVLDWQSSPASALNTWFSFAPNWSELVLPALQYLTGDSRDVPSSFSPFVEFKEKTQQWKLLGSCQDHEKELAALFQLWLETKDQTFFKENEDSSDATPIPRVRTDYVVRPSTGEEKRVFQEQERYRYSQPHKAFTFRMHGFESVVGPVKGVFDKETSLNKAREHSLLRSDRPAYVTILSLVRDAAARLPNGEGTRAEICELLKDSQFLAPDVTSAQVNTVVSGALDRLHYEKDPCVKYDIGRKLWIYLHRDRSEEEFERIHQAQAAAAKAKKALQQKPKPPAKMKSSSKESAVKALPSSTSEPSQLSLSDSSMPPTPVTPVTPTAPSLPATPISPPPVSVVSKSVSSAAAEPAKPSQSVLLVSSPTMPQLGTLLSTAQSPQTQPGQQPAPTRVVSHTTSSGLPQVRVVTAQSSLPAVSQQAPVATQQQQQQQQQPTSVPQIRVPATATQSKVLPQAVMTLPVKAQTSPVQVQRPGSSVPGQTGITVTGLPAAPSPAVKPVTSSPGSSAPSTSSTTVIQNVAGQNIIKQVAITGQLGMKTQPGSSIPLTATNFRIQGKDVLRLPPSSITTDAKGQTVLRITPDMMATLAKSQVTTVKLTQDLFTAAAGSSSSGKGISATLHVTSNPVPPADSPAKTSTATSASSSPAGSTVVKVTPDLKTAEPTSSAFRLMPALGMTVADQKSKAITTVASTEAKPAATIRIVQGLGVVPPKAGQTITVATHAKQVPSSSAVSVPGTGHTSAVSLPTVSATVSKAVAVASGAAGTPISIGTGGTAVRQVPVSTTVVSTSQAGKLPARITVPLSVISQPVKGKSVVTAPIIKGNLGANISGLGRNIILTTMPAGTKLIAGNKPVSFLTAQQLQQLQQQGQATQVRIQTVPASHLQQGTVSGSTKAVSTVVVTTAPSPKQTQDQL, from the exons ATGGACTCTCTGGACCATATGCTGACGGACCCCCTGCTGGGACCCTGTGGGGAAGGAAATGGCACAAGGATCATGGAGGACTGCATGCTGGGTACCACCAGGGTTAGCCTGCCTGAGGACCTTCTGGAGGAT ccCGAGATCTTCTTCGAGGTCGTCAGCTTGTCTACCTGGCAGGAGGTGCTGACAGATGCCCAGCAAGACCACCTGAAGAAATTCCTGCCTCACTTTCCTGAAAACAACcgtgagcaccagaacaaactCATCCTGGCCTTGTTCAGCGGCGAAAACTTCCGCTTTGGAAACCCTCTGCACATCGCCCAGAAACTCTTCCGAG ATGGACACTTCAACCCCGAGGTGGTGAAGTACCGGCAGCTGTGCTTTAAGTCGCAGTACAAACGCTACctgagctctcagcagcagtaCTTCTACCGCCTGCTCAAGCAGATCCTCGCTTCCCGCAAC CACTTGCTGGATTTAGCTAGGAAAGGAGGCCCTGATATGaccctgaggagaaggcacTTCCCACCTGTGTATGACACAGAAGAGCGAGACAGGCGGACACATCGGCGCTACCTGAAGATTCTGAGGGAAGTCAAAGAGGAGTGTGGAGATACCACCTTGTCTTCTGATGAAGAAG ATCTAAGCTCCTGGCCTCCTGGTTCTCCATCACGTTGTCCAAGTCCACCGGTTCCCCTGAGAGTGATCCCCACGTTGTCAACCACAGACATGAAAACAGCAG ACAGGATAGAGCTTGGAGAAAGTGATTTGAAGATGATGCTGAGGAAGCACCACGAGAAACGAAAGCGCCAACCT GACCACCCAGATCTAGTGACAACAGATGTGACTCTTGAGGACATTATGACTCGAGTCAATGCTGGCAGGAAAGGTTCTTTAGCAG CTCTGTTTGACCTTGCAACTGTCAAGAAAAAggtgaaggaaaaggaagacaagaagaaaaaaaagctgaagaTGATTAAATCCGAGGTGGAAGATTTGGCTGACTCTCTTGGCAATGCAGATGGAATCCCACCACTATCTCAggatccttcccctctccctctgtcATCTGTCAAAGAGGA ACCTCTTGAAGAGATGAAGCCGTGCCTTGGAATAAATGAAATATCTTCcagcttcttttcccttcttttggaGATACTGTTTCTGGAAGGACCTGCTACTCTCTCTGTG cttgAAGATAAAGTTCTAGATTGGCAATCTTCTCCTGCCAGTGCACTAAACACCTGGTTCTCCTTTGCCCCTAACTGGTCTGAACTGGTTTTACCTGCCCTGCAGTACTTGACAGGTGACAGCAGAG atgtcccttccagcttctcaCCTTTTGTTGAGTTCAAGGAGAAAACTCAGCAGTGGAAATTGCTTG GTTCTTGCCAAGATCATGAGAAGGAGTTGGCAGCACTGTTTCAGCTCTGGTTGGAGACCAAAGACCAGACTTTTTTCAAA GAAAATGAAGACAGCTCAGATGCCACACCAATTCCCAGAGT AAGGACTGACTACGTAGTGCGGCCTAgcactggagaggagaagcgtGTGTTTCAGGAGCAG GAACGGTACCGTTACAGCCAGCCCCACAAAGCCTTCACCTTCCGCATGCACGGCTTCGAGTCCGTGGTGGGCCCCGTGAAGGGCGTGTTTGACAAGGAAACCTCGCTCAACAAAGCCCGAGAGCACTCTCTGCTGCGCTCAGACAGACCAGCTTATGTCACCATCCTGTCCCTTG TTCGTGATGCTGCTGCTCGCCTTCCCAATGGAGAAGGAACTCGTGCTGAGATCTGTGAGCTGCTTAAAGACTCCCAGTTCCTAGCTCCTGATGTCACAAGTGCTCAG GTGAACACTGTTGTCAGTGGCGCTCTGGATCGGTTGCACTATGAGAAGGATCCCTGCGTGAAGTACGACATCGGGCGCAAGCTGTGGATCTACCTGCACCGGGACAGGAGTGAGGAAGAGTTTG AACGGATTCACCAGGCTCAAGCTGCCGCGGCCAAGGCCAAGAAAGCTCTTCAGCAGAAGCCAAAACCTCCAGCCAAAATG AAGTCCAGTAGCAAGGAGAGTGCTGTCaaagctctccccagcagcacatcagAGCCCAGTCAGCTGAGCCTTAGTGACTCCAGCATGCCACCAACACCTGTGACTCCTGTGACACCAACTGCACCATCATTGCCAGCAACTCCTATCTCGCCCCCACCAGTGTCTGTGGTTAGCAAGAGTGtatccagtgctgcagcagagccagcaaagCCCAGCCAGAG TGTTCTTCTGGTGTCCTCTCCTACCATGCCACAGCTGGGGACATTGCTTTCCACAGCCCAGAGCCCACagacacagccagggcagcagccagctcccaccAGGGTGGTAAGTcacaccacctcctcgggcctGCCACAGGTGCGGGTGGTCACTGCCCAGTCCAGCCTGCCAGCTGTGTCCCAGCAAGCCCCAGTggcaacccagcagcagcagcagcagcagcagcaacctacATCAGTGCCTCAAATCCGTGTCCCAGCTACAGCCACCCAAAGCAAAGTGCTCCCTCAG GCTGTGATGACCCTGCCAGTGAAAGCTCAAACCAGCCCAGTGCAGGTGCAAAGACCAGGAAGCTCTGTGCCAGGCCAGACAGGCATCACTGtgacagggctgcctgcagctcccagtccTGCTGTAAAACCAGTGACCAGCTCTCCAGGCAGTTCTGCTCCAAGCACCTCCTCTACCACTGTCATCCAGAACGTGGCTGGCCAGAACATCATCAAGCag gTGGCTATTACAGGACAGCTTGGCATGAAGacccagcctgggagcagcatcCCACTGACAGCCACCAATTTTCGGATCCAAGGCAAGGACGTGCTGCGCCTGCCGCCCTCCTCCATCACCACCGACGCCAAGGGGCAGACGGTGCTGAGGATCACCCCAGACATGATGGCCACCCTGGCCAAGTCTCAAGTCACTACTGTCAAACTGACCCAGGACCTCtttacagcagctgcaggaagcagtaGTAGTGGGAAAGGCATCTCTGCCACTTTGCACGTGACGTCCAACCCCGTCCCGCCTGCGGATTCTCCGGCCAAGACCAGCACGGCCacctctgcttcctccagccCGGCTGGCAGCACCGTGGTGAAAGTGACTCCTGACTTAAAGACAGCAGAGCCAACAAGCTCTGCCTTTCGACTGATGCCTGCTCTGGGCATGACGGTGGCAGATCAGAAGAGCAAGGCCATAACTACTGTGGCATCCACCGAGGCCAAGCCAGCTGCCACTATAAGGAtcgtgcaggggctgggggtggtgccACCCAAGGCTGGGCAGACCATTACGGTAGCGACTCATGCCAAGCAAGTGCCCTCTTCCTCAGCAGTGAGCGTGCCTGGCACGGGCCACACCTCAGCTGTCTCCTTACCAACTGTCAGTGCCACGGTGTCCAAGGCAGTGGCTGTGgcctcaggggctgcagggactcCTATCAGCATAGGCACAGGAGGCACCGCTGTGCGGCAGGTGCCCGTGAGCACCACCGTGGTGTCCACGTCCCAGGCC GGGAAACTCCCAGCAAGAATAACAGTGCCTCTGTCAGTGATCAGCCAGCCAGTGAAAGGCAAGAGCGTGGTGACTGCCCCCATCATCAAGGGCAACCTCGGAGCCAA CATCAGTGGCTTAGGGAGAAACATCATCCTGACTACCATGCCAGCAGGGACAAAACTGATTGCTGGGAACAAGCCAGTGAGCTTCCTGACTGCAcagcaactgcagcagctgcagcagcaaggccagGCCACACAG GTGCGAATTCAGACTGTACCAGCCTCCCACCTCCAGCAGGGAACTGTGTCTGGCTCTACCAAAGCAGTTTCCACTGTGGTTGTGACAACAGCTCCATCTCCAAAGCAGACTCAAGATCAGCTATGA